One part of the Paenibacillus silvisoli genome encodes these proteins:
- the ppaX gene encoding pyrophosphatase PpaX produces MTAATGIKTMLFDLDGTIMDTNELIIQSFLHSLKGIVPADFNREHIIPSMGQPLTMQMQLFSGREDVTDLVAAYREINLKLHDEYVTAFPQVVEVFKRLHEAGIRIGIVTTKMRLTTERGLRFVGLYDYIEPGAIVTIEDVENPKPHPEPVLKAVELLGADPASTLMVGDSGVDIEAANAAGVTSVGVAWSLKGEQKLKESGARHIIHDMRDLYPFVGLE; encoded by the coding sequence ATGACTGCAGCAACTGGCATTAAAACGATGTTGTTTGATTTGGACGGCACGATCATGGATACGAACGAGCTGATTATTCAATCGTTTCTGCATTCCTTGAAAGGGATCGTTCCGGCAGACTTTAACCGCGAGCACATTATTCCGAGCATGGGACAGCCGCTGACGATGCAGATGCAGCTGTTCTCGGGACGCGAGGATGTCACGGATCTCGTAGCGGCTTACCGCGAAATCAACCTCAAGCTGCATGATGAATACGTGACGGCGTTCCCGCAAGTCGTGGAAGTGTTCAAACGGCTGCATGAAGCAGGCATCCGCATCGGGATCGTGACGACCAAAATGCGTCTGACAACGGAGCGCGGCCTGCGCTTCGTCGGCTTGTACGACTATATCGAACCGGGCGCTATCGTGACGATCGAGGATGTGGAGAACCCGAAGCCGCATCCGGAGCCGGTGCTGAAAGCGGTCGAATTGCTTGGGGCCGACCCGGCATCGACGCTGATGGTCGGCGACAGCGGCGTCGACATTGAAGCGGCCAATGCAGCCGGCGTGACCTCGGTCGGCGTGGCCTGGTCGCTGAAAGGTGAACAGAAGCTGAAGGAAAGCGGTGCGCGTCATATTATCCATGACATGCGCGACTTGTATCCATTCGTCGGATTGGAGTAG
- a CDS encoding acyltransferase translates to MRNVDRYSVEGPNALWQMYSTVSRWKAIRNFVFIQVARYCPSLPVKNWIYRHVLGMKVGRHCAFALMVMVDVFFPEKISVGDNSIIGYNTTILTHEYLIKEYRLGEVVIGSNVMIGANTTILPGVAIGDGAVIAAGSVVHKDVPAGDFVGGNPIRTIRSAGQD, encoded by the coding sequence TTGAGAAACGTTGACCGTTATTCTGTCGAAGGGCCCAATGCCCTTTGGCAAATGTACTCTACCGTCAGCAGATGGAAGGCTATACGAAACTTTGTGTTCATTCAGGTGGCGCGCTACTGCCCGTCCTTGCCGGTGAAAAATTGGATTTACCGGCATGTGCTCGGCATGAAGGTAGGGCGCCATTGCGCTTTTGCCCTCATGGTCATGGTCGATGTGTTCTTTCCGGAGAAAATCAGCGTCGGAGACAATTCGATTATCGGGTATAACACGACGATACTGACGCACGAGTATCTCATCAAGGAATACCGATTAGGCGAGGTGGTCATCGGCTCGAATGTGATGATCGGCGCCAATACGACGATCCTTCCCGGCGTTGCGATCGGAGATGGCGCGGTGATCGCGGCGGGCTCGGTTGTACATAAGGATGTGCCTGCGGGGGACTTCGTCGGCGGCAATCCGATTCGGACGATAAGAAGCGCAGGGCAGGATTAG
- a CDS encoding ATP phosphoribosyltransferase regulatory subunit, translated as MSKPKVFEKPIGVKDYLPHAVSKLRQIENQVLACMSSWGYEQIMTPTMEYYDTVGVASSTSDQKLFKLLNNRGTTLVLRSDMTAPIARVVSSVLKDAQFPLRLSYHSNVFRAIEEEAGREAEFFQTGVELVGDASAEADAEVVALAIASLKAAGVSRFKIAIGHVGFLNGLFEEALPGQADAQEELKAYLLGRDYVGYRDCLRKLTLPEAMRSELEGITRLRGGQEICSQAMALSLDQTAQESIRHLCEMWDVLEAYGVCEHVLIDLTMIGDFKYYTGMTFEGYAADLGFPVASGGRYDNLLKQFGRPAPATGFALKTTRILELIGDNADESKTERVLIGYDAEGRAEALKKARELRESSVSDVIVVTEKMDGAEQDQAVSAALEASGGQLTYKGASFAKLLTFFHGGQGGNAE; from the coding sequence ATGTCGAAACCGAAAGTGTTCGAGAAACCGATTGGCGTAAAAGATTATTTGCCGCATGCGGTATCCAAGCTGAGGCAGATCGAGAATCAAGTGCTGGCTTGCATGAGCTCGTGGGGCTATGAGCAAATCATGACGCCGACGATGGAATATTACGATACGGTCGGCGTTGCCAGCTCGACTTCGGATCAGAAGCTGTTCAAGCTGCTGAACAACCGCGGCACGACGCTCGTGCTTCGTTCCGATATGACGGCGCCGATCGCGCGCGTTGTGTCTTCCGTGCTGAAGGACGCGCAGTTCCCTCTGCGGTTGTCCTACCATTCGAATGTGTTTCGCGCGATCGAAGAGGAAGCGGGCCGCGAGGCCGAGTTTTTCCAAACGGGCGTTGAGCTCGTCGGCGATGCGTCGGCGGAGGCGGATGCCGAGGTTGTCGCGCTTGCGATCGCTTCGTTGAAGGCGGCAGGCGTAAGCCGCTTCAAGATCGCTATCGGTCACGTCGGCTTCTTGAACGGCCTGTTCGAAGAGGCTTTGCCTGGGCAGGCGGACGCTCAAGAAGAGCTGAAGGCATACCTATTGGGCCGCGACTATGTGGGCTATCGCGATTGCCTGCGGAAGCTGACGCTGCCGGAAGCGATGCGCAGCGAGCTGGAAGGCATTACGCGTCTGCGCGGCGGGCAGGAAATTTGCAGCCAAGCGATGGCGCTCAGCCTGGATCAAACGGCGCAAGAATCGATTCGCCACCTTTGTGAAATGTGGGACGTGCTCGAAGCGTATGGCGTTTGCGAGCATGTGCTGATTGATTTGACGATGATTGGCGACTTTAAATATTATACCGGCATGACGTTCGAGGGCTACGCGGCGGATCTGGGCTTCCCGGTTGCAAGCGGCGGCCGTTACGATAATCTGCTGAAGCAATTCGGCCGTCCGGCGCCAGCGACCGGCTTCGCGTTGAAGACGACGCGCATTCTCGAGCTGATCGGGGATAACGCCGACGAGTCGAAGACGGAGCGCGTCTTGATCGGCTATGACGCGGAAGGCCGCGCGGAGGCGCTGAAGAAAGCGCGCGAGCTTCGCGAGTCTTCCGTCAGCGATGTGATCGTGGTGACGGAGAAGATGGATGGCGCGGAACAGGATCAAGCGGTTAGTGCCGCCTTGGAAGCGTCCGGAGGCCAATTGACGTATAAAGGCGCTTCGTTTGCGAAGCTGCTGACGTTTTTCCACGGCGGACAGGGAGGGAATGCGGAATGA
- the hisG gene encoding ATP phosphoribosyltransferase: protein MNMMNNLGAGAGKSSGRELLKVAMPKGRIYKVASKLFREAGVPIPSDFDDTRKLIIELPEAGMSFIMAKPVDVPTYVEYGVADIGIVGKDVLMEENKDVYELLDLGIAKCRMSVIGLPDWKPVINPRVATKYPNVASQYFRELGQQVEVIKLNGSIELAPLIGLADRIVDMVETGQTLRENGLVEMEEIFGITSRLIANRVSYRMKNDAIQSLCDKLQTAIAAKAGV from the coding sequence ATGAATATGATGAACAACCTAGGCGCGGGCGCAGGCAAGTCATCCGGTCGTGAGCTGCTGAAGGTTGCCATGCCGAAGGGACGCATCTATAAGGTGGCGTCGAAGCTGTTCCGGGAAGCGGGCGTGCCGATTCCGAGCGATTTTGACGATACCCGCAAGCTGATTATCGAGCTGCCGGAAGCGGGCATGTCGTTCATCATGGCGAAGCCCGTCGATGTCCCGACTTACGTGGAATACGGCGTAGCCGATATCGGCATCGTCGGCAAGGACGTGCTCATGGAAGAGAACAAGGACGTCTATGAGCTGCTTGACCTCGGCATCGCCAAGTGCCGGATGTCCGTGATCGGGCTGCCGGATTGGAAGCCGGTCATCAATCCGCGCGTTGCGACGAAGTACCCGAACGTGGCGTCGCAATATTTTCGCGAGTTAGGCCAGCAGGTTGAAGTGATCAAGCTGAACGGCTCCATCGAGCTGGCTCCGTTAATCGGGCTTGCCGACCGGATCGTCGATATGGTTGAAACCGGCCAAACGCTGCGCGAGAACGGACTCGTGGAGATGGAGGAGATCTTCGGCATTACGAGCCGCTTGATCGCCAACCGGGTGAGCTACCGGATGAAGAACGATGCGATTCAGAGCTTATGCGATAAGCTGCAGACGGCCATTGCGGCCAAGGCAGGCGTGTAG
- the hisD gene encoding histidinol dehydrogenase — MRKLRAEQFGLTRKVDYGSPEQNESVRQIVEAVRTEGDAALLRYTEQHDRVKLEASGLRVTESEIQAAYDRVDAGFLTAIREAADNIRKFHEKQLRQSWVDVQPDGTMLGQLLRPLKRVGVYVPGGKAAYPSSVLMNVIPAQVAGVPEIVMVTPPATGGKEGIDPYILVAAAEAGVKEMYRVGGAQAVAALAYGTATIPPVDKICGPGNIYVALAKRAVYGVVAIDSIAGPSEIVVLADDTADPAYVAADLLSQAEHDEMASAILVTTSEALGDAVVAEVERQLALLPREGTARQSIDGYGAILIAETMTEAIDAVNRMAPEHLEIMTAEPMTLLGRIENAGAIFVGPYSSEPVGDYYAGPNHILPTNGTARFSSPVNVDDFVKKSSLIYYSKDALFANGDNIMTLARHEGLEAHARAIEIRLERERGK, encoded by the coding sequence ATGCGAAAGCTGCGAGCGGAGCAGTTTGGATTGACGCGCAAGGTGGATTACGGTTCGCCGGAGCAAAATGAATCGGTCCGCCAAATCGTAGAGGCGGTACGGACCGAAGGAGACGCGGCGCTGCTGCGCTACACGGAGCAGCATGACCGCGTGAAGCTGGAGGCGTCCGGCCTGCGCGTAACGGAGAGCGAGATTCAGGCGGCGTACGACCGGGTCGACGCGGGCTTTCTGACCGCGATCCGCGAGGCGGCGGACAACATCCGGAAATTCCACGAGAAGCAGCTGCGCCAATCGTGGGTGGACGTGCAGCCGGACGGCACGATGCTGGGCCAGCTGCTGCGGCCGTTGAAGCGCGTAGGCGTCTACGTGCCCGGCGGCAAAGCGGCTTACCCGTCCTCGGTGCTGATGAACGTGATTCCGGCCCAGGTTGCGGGCGTGCCGGAAATCGTCATGGTGACGCCGCCGGCAACGGGCGGCAAAGAAGGGATCGACCCGTACATCCTCGTCGCCGCCGCGGAAGCGGGCGTGAAGGAAATGTACCGGGTCGGCGGCGCTCAAGCGGTGGCCGCGCTGGCTTACGGCACGGCGACGATTCCGCCGGTCGATAAAATTTGCGGCCCCGGCAATATCTATGTGGCGCTCGCGAAGCGCGCGGTCTATGGCGTCGTAGCGATCGACAGCATCGCGGGCCCGAGCGAAATCGTCGTCCTGGCCGACGACACGGCCGATCCGGCCTACGTGGCCGCGGATCTGCTGTCGCAGGCCGAGCACGACGAGATGGCGTCCGCGATTCTCGTCACGACGTCGGAGGCGCTTGGCGACGCGGTCGTGGCGGAAGTGGAGCGCCAGCTGGCGCTGCTGCCGCGCGAAGGCACGGCGCGGCAGTCCATTGACGGCTACGGCGCGATCCTGATCGCCGAGACGATGACGGAAGCGATCGACGCGGTGAACCGCATGGCGCCGGAGCATTTGGAAATTATGACGGCGGAGCCGATGACGCTGCTCGGCCGGATCGAGAACGCGGGCGCGATCTTCGTGGGCCCGTACAGCTCCGAGCCGGTCGGCGATTACTACGCCGGTCCGAATCATATTCTGCCGACGAACGGTACGGCGCGTTTCTCCTCGCCGGTGAACGTGGACGATTTCGTGAAGAAATCGAGCCTCATTTACTACAGCAAGGATGCGCTGTTCGCCAACGGCGACAACATTATGACGCTTGCCCGCCACGAGGGCTTGGAAGCGCACGCGAGAGCGATTGAAATCCGGCTGGAGCGGGAGCGGGGTAAATAG
- the hisB gene encoding imidazoleglycerol-phosphate dehydratase HisB, with protein MAESIIRAADVARKTNETDIKLSFGIDGAGISKIDTDVPFLNHMLDLFTKHGQFDLTVEARGDVDIDDHHTVEDIGICLGQTLREALGDKRGVKRYASVFVPMDDALAQVIIDLSNRPAFEYRAQYPSQQVGSFQVELVHEFLWKLALEARMNLHVIVHYGLNTHHMIEAVFKALGRALDEATSIDPRVQGVPSTKGVL; from the coding sequence ATGGCAGAGAGCATCATTCGCGCAGCCGACGTGGCGCGCAAAACGAACGAAACCGACATTAAGCTATCCTTCGGCATTGACGGCGCCGGCATTTCCAAGATCGATACCGACGTTCCGTTTCTGAATCATATGCTGGACCTGTTCACGAAGCACGGCCAATTCGACCTGACGGTCGAGGCGCGCGGCGACGTGGACATCGACGATCACCATACCGTTGAAGACATCGGCATTTGCCTCGGTCAAACGCTGCGCGAAGCGCTAGGCGACAAACGCGGCGTTAAGCGTTACGCTTCGGTGTTCGTACCGATGGACGATGCGCTGGCGCAGGTCATCATCGACCTGAGCAACCGTCCGGCTTTCGAATACCGCGCGCAATATCCTTCCCAACAGGTCGGCAGCTTCCAAGTGGAGCTGGTTCACGAGTTTCTGTGGAAGCTGGCGCTTGAAGCGCGCATGAATTTGCATGTGATCGTTCATTACGGCTTGAATACGCACCATATGATCGAGGCGGTGTTCAAGGCGCTGGGCCGTGCGCTTGACGAAGCGACGAGCATCGACCCGCGCGTGCAAGGAGTGCCTTCGACGAAAGGAGTGCTGTAG
- the hisH gene encoding imidazole glycerol phosphate synthase subunit HisH, translating to MIAIIDYGMGNLHSVSKAVERLGYEAFITADAKEIMDADGAILPGVGAFGDAMQNLRNTGLEEVTRFYAASGKPLLGICLGMQLLFSESEEYGQHQGLGLLPGSVIRFKGDFKVPHMGWNKLTFKQQSSPLFNGLEEGHVYFVHSFHAKPQREEDLLAVTDYNGPVTAIVGRGSVYGMQFHPEKSGELGMSLLRNFLALTDSRE from the coding sequence ATGATCGCGATCATCGATTACGGCATGGGCAATCTGCACAGCGTCAGCAAAGCTGTAGAACGTCTTGGGTACGAGGCGTTCATCACGGCAGACGCTAAAGAAATCATGGACGCGGACGGCGCGATTTTGCCAGGCGTCGGCGCTTTCGGCGATGCAATGCAGAATCTGCGCAATACCGGCCTTGAAGAGGTGACTCGCTTCTACGCCGCTTCCGGCAAGCCGCTGCTCGGCATTTGCCTGGGCATGCAGCTGCTCTTCTCCGAGAGCGAGGAGTATGGCCAGCATCAAGGGCTGGGGCTGCTTCCGGGCAGCGTCATCCGGTTCAAAGGCGATTTCAAGGTGCCGCATATGGGCTGGAACAAGCTGACGTTCAAGCAGCAGAGCAGCCCGTTGTTCAATGGCCTTGAAGAAGGACACGTGTACTTCGTGCACTCCTTCCATGCGAAGCCGCAGCGTGAAGAGGACCTCCTCGCGGTGACGGACTACAACGGTCCGGTAACGGCGATCGTGGGCCGCGGTAGCGTGTACGGCATGCAGTTTCATCCGGAGAAGAGCGGCGAGCTCGGCATGAGCCTGCTGCGCAATTTTCTCGCACTAACGGATTCACGCGAATAA
- the hisF gene encoding imidazole glycerol phosphate synthase subunit HisF: MLAKRIIPCLDVKDGRVVKGVNFVNLRDAGDPVELAAIYDKEGADELVFLDISASVEGRATMIEVVKRTAGEITIPFTVGGGISHVDDMKRLLRAGADKIGINTAAVKNPSLVKDGARKFGSQCIVVAIDAKFNPEWGEWEVYTHGGRTATGIKALAWAKEVESLGAGEILLTSMDADGTKDGFDIKLTSAVSKSLSIPVIASGGAGRIEHFYDVFQQGHADAGLAATIFHYKELTIRDVKDDLRLKGVEIR; the protein is encoded by the coding sequence ATGCTGGCGAAACGTATTATTCCGTGTTTGGACGTGAAGGACGGACGCGTGGTGAAAGGGGTCAACTTCGTCAACTTGCGCGATGCGGGAGATCCGGTGGAGCTCGCGGCGATCTACGACAAGGAAGGCGCGGACGAGCTCGTGTTTCTCGATATTTCCGCTTCGGTTGAAGGGCGCGCGACGATGATCGAAGTCGTCAAGCGCACGGCCGGCGAAATTACGATTCCGTTCACGGTCGGCGGAGGGATCTCCCACGTGGACGATATGAAGCGGCTGCTTCGCGCGGGCGCGGACAAGATCGGCATCAATACGGCGGCGGTCAAAAACCCGTCGCTCGTGAAGGACGGCGCGCGCAAATTCGGCTCGCAATGCATCGTCGTCGCAATCGACGCGAAGTTTAACCCGGAATGGGGCGAGTGGGAAGTCTATACGCACGGCGGCCGCACGGCGACCGGCATTAAGGCGCTAGCTTGGGCGAAGGAAGTCGAGTCGCTCGGCGCCGGCGAAATTTTGCTGACGAGCATGGATGCGGACGGCACGAAGGACGGCTTCGATATCAAGCTGACCAGCGCGGTATCGAAGTCGCTGTCGATTCCGGTCATCGCGTCCGGTGGTGCCGGCCGAATCGAGCATTTCTACGACGTATTTCAGCAGGGTCATGCGGATGCGGGTCTTGCGGCAACGATTTTTCATTATAAAGAACTGACGATCCGCGATGTGAAGGATGACTTGCGGCTGAAAGGAGTCGAGATTAGATGA
- the hisIE gene encoding bifunctional phosphoribosyl-AMP cyclohydrolase/phosphoribosyl-ATP diphosphatase HisIE produces MSTGKLETVAAAIKWDEAGLVPAIVQDANSKEVLMMAYMNEESLGRSIETGDTWFWSRSRNELWHKGATSGHTQRIVAMHYDCDGDTLLLRVEQNGPACHNGTYSCFTNEVSGIAGTDSSAPTMTSDRFAMLNQLEAVIAQRYTERPEGAYTTYLFEKGVDKILKKVGEESAEVIIAAKNKDNDELRCETSDLIFHLMVLLRERGLSLDEVMAELGNRHNKSKQPK; encoded by the coding sequence ATGAGTACGGGGAAATTAGAAACGGTTGCCGCGGCGATCAAATGGGACGAAGCGGGCCTTGTGCCGGCCATCGTGCAGGATGCGAACAGCAAAGAAGTGCTTATGATGGCTTACATGAACGAGGAGTCGCTGGGCCGCTCCATCGAAACGGGGGATACCTGGTTCTGGAGCCGTTCACGCAACGAGCTATGGCATAAAGGCGCGACAAGCGGCCATACGCAGCGCATCGTGGCGATGCATTATGACTGCGACGGCGACACGCTGCTGCTTCGCGTGGAGCAGAACGGTCCTGCTTGCCATAACGGCACGTACAGCTGCTTCACGAACGAGGTTAGCGGCATTGCCGGCACGGATAGCAGCGCGCCTACAATGACCAGCGACCGGTTCGCGATGCTGAATCAGCTGGAAGCGGTCATCGCGCAGCGTTATACGGAGCGTCCTGAAGGTGCCTACACGACGTACCTGTTCGAGAAAGGCGTAGACAAGATTCTGAAGAAGGTCGGCGAGGAATCGGCGGAAGTCATCATCGCGGCCAAGAATAAGGATAATGACGAGCTTCGCTGCGAGACGAGCGATCTCATTTTCCACCTGATGGTGCTCCTTCGCGAACGCGGCCTGTCCTTGGACGAGGTCATGGCCGAGCTCGGAAACCGTCACAACAAATCGAAGCAGCCAAAATAG
- a CDS encoding ribose-phosphate diphosphokinase: protein MFSDKLRIFSGSSNPKLAEQISENLGVPLGKIKVSRFKSGEIYVHYEETIRNCDVFLVQSFSHPINDHFVELLVMIDAAKRASARTVNIIVPYYGYARQERKAAPREPISAKMLADVLTTVGANRVITIDLHAPAIQGFFNIPVDHLTGLDLISDYLKSKNIKNPVVVSPDAGRASTAEKLANYLDAPFAIMIKKRPAHNESIITHVIGDVEGQTPIIIEDLIDTGTTIVNVVEGLKERGAEDVYVCATHPLFSGPALQRLDHPNIKEVIVTDSIALPDNHSDRFTVLSVAPILAETTRIVIEGGSISTLFKNAGI from the coding sequence TTGTTTAGCGACAAGCTGCGTATTTTCTCGGGTTCCTCGAATCCAAAACTTGCCGAACAGATTAGCGAGAATCTCGGTGTTCCGCTTGGCAAAATCAAAGTGTCTCGTTTCAAAAGCGGTGAAATTTACGTTCACTACGAGGAGACGATCCGGAACTGCGACGTATTTCTCGTGCAGTCCTTCTCGCATCCGATCAACGATCATTTCGTCGAACTGCTCGTCATGATCGATGCGGCGAAGCGCGCTTCCGCGCGTACCGTCAACATCATCGTGCCGTATTACGGCTATGCGCGCCAAGAGCGCAAGGCGGCACCGCGTGAACCGATTTCGGCGAAAATGCTTGCGGACGTGCTGACGACCGTCGGTGCAAACCGCGTCATCACCATCGATCTTCACGCTCCGGCGATCCAAGGCTTCTTCAACATCCCTGTGGATCACCTGACGGGTCTCGATCTGATCAGCGACTATTTGAAATCGAAGAACATTAAGAACCCGGTTGTCGTATCCCCGGATGCCGGCCGAGCTTCGACGGCAGAGAAGCTTGCCAACTACCTGGACGCTCCGTTCGCGATCATGATCAAGAAGCGTCCGGCGCACAACGAATCGATCATTACGCACGTAATTGGCGACGTTGAAGGGCAGACACCGATTATTATCGAGGACTTGATTGATACGGGCACAACCATCGTGAACGTCGTTGAAGGTCTGAAAGAACGCGGCGCGGAAGACGTGTACGTATGCGCGACGCATCCGCTGTTCTCCGGTCCGGCCCTCCAGCGATTGGACCATCCGAATATTAAAGAGGTCATCGTGACAGACTCGATCGCGCTGCCGGACAACCATTCCGACCGCTTCACCGTTCTGTCGGTCGCTCCGATTTTGGCAGAAACAACGCGTATCGTCATCGAAGGCGGCTCCATCAGCACGCTGTTCAAGAACGCGGGAATTTAG
- a CDS encoding tetratricopeptide repeat protein, whose translation MKEKKIAVANPNHSTKVIPIQWDATFFFERAVRSMDRYHYDKALKYFRRAAEFEPDNPVNHCNMAGILSEMGNYEESNRILASIVDELDPEMTECHFYMANNYANMENYEAAEDALVRYLEEDSEGQFLEEAEEMMELLQFELERPMKLAYIKAREGFFEHDRARSMLEEGKFVEAVRLLESIVEKNGEFLAARNNLALAYYYMGMFEKAMVTIRQVLDLEPGNLHALCNLAIFHQHAGDQEQLKPLVELLRKTVPFHQEHVFKLATTMGILGEHGEAYRHFIRLLKDAALKSDPCLYHYAAVAACNIGRYEEARRLWLQVGKLDSESHVPGYYLEQLSLMEKGLHTAPTSYHYHLPFEEQFKLWEKSSESLPDHMKRDPLVRSSFFWALRHGDRHTKLQVIQALGMIADNEVKDALRGFILEPQEDDYLKRIAIFVLRSIGVHESLQAVLDGKVTVIEHSRMPSRLPIWEDKWQSVLEAALMRMNKHYDLVQQYDLMTLWIEFLSRIYPNVPKLGKVEGWAAALEYLTAKMHRREISYHEVSERYGTSIATVSKCAKRIDEICGIKEKMRMIFPGLAQRRDQGSSSDV comes from the coding sequence ATGAAAGAAAAGAAAATTGCGGTAGCCAATCCCAATCACAGCACGAAGGTCATTCCGATTCAATGGGACGCAACGTTCTTCTTCGAGCGAGCGGTCCGGTCGATGGATCGTTATCACTATGACAAGGCACTGAAATATTTCCGCCGCGCGGCCGAGTTTGAGCCGGACAATCCAGTGAACCATTGCAATATGGCGGGGATTTTGTCGGAAATGGGCAATTACGAGGAATCGAACCGGATTTTGGCGTCGATCGTCGACGAGCTGGATCCGGAGATGACGGAATGCCATTTCTATATGGCCAACAACTACGCGAACATGGAAAATTACGAAGCTGCCGAGGATGCGCTCGTTCGTTATCTGGAGGAAGATTCGGAGGGACAGTTCCTCGAGGAAGCCGAAGAGATGATGGAGCTGCTCCAGTTCGAGCTGGAGCGTCCGATGAAGCTGGCATACATTAAGGCGCGCGAAGGCTTCTTCGAGCATGATCGCGCGCGGTCGATGCTGGAAGAGGGCAAGTTTGTTGAAGCGGTGCGGCTCCTGGAGAGCATCGTCGAGAAGAACGGCGAGTTTCTGGCGGCGCGCAACAATTTGGCGCTGGCTTACTACTATATGGGCATGTTCGAAAAAGCCATGGTCACGATCCGGCAGGTGTTGGACCTCGAACCGGGTAATTTGCATGCCCTCTGCAACCTGGCTATCTTCCATCAGCACGCCGGCGATCAGGAGCAGCTGAAGCCGCTCGTGGAACTGCTGCGCAAAACGGTGCCGTTCCATCAGGAGCATGTGTTTAAGCTGGCTACGACAATGGGTATTCTAGGTGAACACGGCGAAGCTTACCGCCACTTCATTCGTCTGCTTAAGGACGCCGCGCTAAAGTCGGATCCGTGCTTGTACCACTATGCAGCCGTCGCGGCTTGCAATATCGGGAGGTACGAGGAAGCGAGACGGCTATGGCTGCAGGTCGGCAAGCTGGACAGCGAGTCGCATGTGCCGGGCTACTATCTGGAACAGCTTTCTCTAATGGAGAAAGGACTGCATACGGCGCCGACAAGCTACCACTACCACCTGCCTTTCGAAGAGCAGTTCAAGTTGTGGGAGAAGTCGTCGGAATCGCTGCCGGACCATATGAAGCGGGATCCGCTGGTGCGCTCCTCTTTCTTCTGGGCGCTCCGCCATGGCGACCGCCATACGAAGCTGCAAGTGATTCAAGCGCTCGGCATGATTGCGGACAATGAAGTGAAGGACGCGCTGCGCGGGTTCATTCTGGAACCGCAGGAAGACGACTATTTGAAGCGGATCGCGATATTCGTGCTCCGTTCGATTGGCGTGCATGAATCGCTGCAAGCGGTGCTGGACGGCAAAGTGACGGTGATCGAGCATAGCCGGATGCCTTCTCGTCTCCCGATCTGGGAAGACAAGTGGCAGTCGGTGCTTGAAGCGGCTCTGATGCGAATGAACAAGCATTACGATTTGGTCCAGCAGTACGATCTGATGACGCTCTGGATCGAGTTTTTATCGCGAATTTACCCCAATGTGCCGAAGCTTGGAAAAGTGGAGGGGTGGGCTGCTGCGCTGGAGTATTTGACGGCCAAGATGCACCGAAGGGAAATCTCGTATCACGAGGTATCCGAGCGGTACGGCACGTCGATCGCGACGGTCAGCAAGTGCGCCAAACGCATTGATGAAATATGCGGCATTAAAGAGAAAATGAGAATGATCTTCCCTGGCCTTGCGCAGCGCCGCGACCAAGGAAGCTCGAGCGACGTGTAA